The proteins below come from a single Candidatus Baltobacteraceae bacterium genomic window:
- a CDS encoding pyridoxal phosphate-dependent aminotransferase: MNPRVLEISTSMIREVAAKRRSGSIDLGLGEPSLSPNPEHFAYAMRYVEKHGIKYTANAGDPALRETIARHYDYPGMHEAQNVCVTTGSQEAMYVTIKTLLDPARDELLIVEPTFPSYAKMARLEGITTRSVAMRESDDFALDAERVLAAIGERTRAIVICSPNNPTGRVLHADQAGALVRGLETRASDPVWLIHDEIYREQTFIEDEAYLAERYPHTIATNSISKSNALTGLRLGWLIGPEAFVVNAIKTHAWLTSCTDTFAQQVALHVFTELGGVNEHVSWYRAQWAGVLEALERSGLRFIRPEGSFYACVRLPEGVRSFDASMQLADEYEVLAIPGVAFGESFEGWLRLSWVAPLDRVREGIKRIAKYCKEYV, encoded by the coding sequence GTGAATCCTCGCGTCCTGGAGATCTCGACCTCGATGATTCGCGAGGTGGCAGCGAAGCGGCGATCCGGCTCGATCGATTTGGGTCTGGGCGAGCCCTCGCTGAGCCCCAACCCGGAGCATTTCGCCTACGCGATGAGGTATGTCGAAAAGCACGGGATCAAGTATACGGCCAACGCCGGCGACCCCGCGCTGCGCGAGACGATTGCACGCCACTACGACTACCCGGGCATGCACGAGGCGCAGAACGTCTGCGTCACGACCGGCTCGCAAGAGGCCATGTACGTAACGATCAAGACGCTGCTCGATCCTGCCCGCGACGAATTGCTGATCGTCGAGCCGACGTTTCCGTCGTACGCCAAGATGGCGCGGCTCGAAGGAATCACGACGCGCAGCGTCGCGATGCGCGAATCGGACGATTTCGCGCTCGATGCCGAGCGCGTTCTCGCCGCAATCGGTGAACGCACACGCGCGATCGTGATCTGCTCGCCGAACAACCCGACGGGGCGCGTTCTGCACGCCGACCAAGCCGGCGCTCTCGTTCGCGGGCTCGAGACGCGCGCCAGCGACCCGGTCTGGCTGATCCATGACGAGATCTATCGCGAGCAAACCTTCATCGAAGACGAAGCCTATTTGGCCGAACGTTATCCGCATACGATCGCAACCAACTCGATCAGCAAGAGCAATGCGCTCACGGGTCTGCGTCTTGGCTGGTTGATCGGACCGGAAGCGTTCGTCGTCAACGCGATCAAGACGCATGCCTGGCTCACCTCGTGCACGGATACCTTTGCGCAGCAAGTGGCGCTGCACGTCTTCACCGAACTCGGCGGCGTCAACGAGCACGTTTCGTGGTATCGCGCGCAATGGGCCGGCGTGCTCGAGGCGCTGGAGCGCAGCGGCCTGCGCTTCATTCGCCCCGAAGGCAGTTTTTACGCGTGCGTGCGATTACCCGAAGGCGTGCGTTCGTTCGATGCGTCGATGCAGCTCGCGGACGAGTACGAGGTCCTGGCGATTCCCGGCGTCGCGTTCGGCGAGTCGTTCGAGGGCTGGTTGCGCCTGAGCTGGGTCGCGCCGCTCGATCGCGTGCGCGAGGGCATCAAACGCATCGCGAAATATTGCAAGGAGTACGTATGA
- a CDS encoding NAD(P)-dependent alcohol dehydrogenase, whose protein sequence is MLAYRLFDDGPRLIRDAPVPEPAEGQVLVKVAGSGACHSDLHVIAATAAGTSFFKPPFTLGHESTGWVEAVGAGIHRVKAGDKVAVYCALGCGKCRTCLAGFENYCMTFRSMNACGLGVDGGMAEYLLVPAERYLIPLGDLDPVEAAPLTDAGMTPYHAINRSRALLTPDATVVVIGIGGLGHLALQILRSTTAVRVIAIDISDDKLALAKELGADATVRSGENALREAMELLHGEQADLVLDFVGLQPTIDLGRKLVRPGGDLTIVGLGGGTMTYGQARIARGARVFTPYFGGMGEMRELIALAARGGIRAHVTRYPLDRVAEAYQALHDGSVDGRAVIVPNG, encoded by the coding sequence ATGCTCGCATACCGGCTCTTTGACGACGGTCCCAGGCTGATCCGCGACGCGCCCGTCCCCGAACCGGCGGAGGGCCAAGTGCTGGTAAAGGTTGCCGGCTCGGGCGCGTGCCATTCCGATCTGCACGTGATCGCGGCGACTGCCGCCGGGACCAGCTTCTTCAAACCGCCGTTCACACTCGGCCACGAGAGCACGGGCTGGGTCGAGGCGGTCGGCGCCGGTATCCATCGCGTCAAAGCCGGTGACAAAGTCGCCGTGTATTGTGCCCTGGGTTGCGGAAAATGCCGCACCTGCCTCGCCGGCTTTGAAAACTACTGCATGACGTTTCGCAGTATGAACGCCTGCGGTCTCGGTGTTGACGGCGGCATGGCGGAATATCTCCTGGTTCCCGCGGAGCGCTATCTCATTCCGCTCGGCGATTTGGATCCGGTCGAAGCCGCGCCGCTCACCGACGCGGGTATGACGCCCTATCATGCAATCAATCGCTCCCGCGCGCTGCTGACACCCGATGCGACCGTGGTCGTCATCGGCATCGGCGGCCTCGGCCACCTCGCGTTGCAAATTCTGCGTTCGACGACCGCGGTGCGTGTAATCGCGATCGATATCTCCGACGACAAACTCGCGCTGGCCAAGGAACTCGGTGCGGATGCGACCGTGCGCTCCGGCGAAAACGCCCTGCGCGAAGCAATGGAGCTGCTCCACGGCGAGCAGGCCGACCTCGTGCTAGACTTCGTCGGATTGCAACCGACGATCGATCTGGGCCGCAAACTCGTTCGCCCGGGCGGCGACCTCACGATCGTCGGCCTCGGCGGCGGCACGATGACGTACGGACAAGCGCGGATCGCCCGGGGTGCGCGCGTCTTCACACCGTACTTCGGCGGCATGGGCGAGATGCGGGAATTGATCGCGTTGGCGGCGCGCGGCGGGATTCGCGCGCACGTGACCCGCTATCCGCTCGATCGCGTTGCCGAGGCGTACCAGGCACTGCAC
- a CDS encoding 2,3,4,5-tetrahydropyridine-2,6-dicarboxylate N-succinyltransferase has translation MKIDKLRERIESLAAGKGNVRGPQGRAIDEVIDALDVGALRAAEPSGDDWVVNAWVKQAILLYFTRREVTVMGDAHGLQFFDKLPVKRNYKKLGVRCVPPGVARYGSFLGRNAILMPAFVNVGAYVDEDTMIDTWATVGSCAQVGKGVHLSGGVGIGGVLEPPQATPVIIEDGAFVGSRCIVVEGVRVEREAVLGAGVVLTASTPIIDVRGGQPVTTKGRIPARAVVIPGSVPKRFAAGEYTVPCALIIGTRSESTDRKTSLNSVLRDFEVAV, from the coding sequence ATGAAGATCGACAAATTGCGCGAGCGTATCGAGTCGCTCGCCGCCGGAAAGGGCAACGTGCGCGGCCCGCAGGGACGCGCGATCGACGAGGTCATCGATGCGCTGGATGTCGGCGCGCTGCGTGCCGCCGAGCCGTCCGGTGACGACTGGGTCGTGAACGCGTGGGTCAAGCAGGCGATCCTGCTCTACTTCACGCGGCGCGAGGTAACGGTCATGGGTGACGCGCACGGATTACAATTCTTCGATAAGCTGCCGGTCAAGCGTAACTATAAGAAGCTCGGTGTCCGCTGCGTGCCTCCGGGCGTTGCCCGCTACGGCAGCTTTTTGGGGCGCAACGCGATCTTGATGCCCGCCTTCGTCAATGTCGGCGCGTACGTCGACGAAGACACGATGATCGATACCTGGGCGACGGTGGGTTCGTGCGCGCAGGTCGGTAAGGGCGTGCATCTTTCCGGCGGCGTCGGAATCGGCGGTGTGCTGGAGCCGCCGCAGGCGACCCCGGTCATCATCGAAGACGGCGCGTTCGTCGGTTCGCGCTGCATCGTCGTCGAGGGCGTGCGCGTCGAACGCGAAGCGGTGCTCGGTGCGGGGGTCGTCCTCACCGCAAGCACGCCGATCATCGACGTACGCGGCGGGCAGCCGGTAACGACGAAGGGCCGCATTCCGGCGCGGGCGGTCGTGATTCCGGGCTCGGTTCCCAAGCGCTTCGCGGCCGGCGAATACACCGTTCCGTGCGCGCTGATCATCGGTACGCGCAGCGAATCGACCGATCGCAAGACCTCGCTCAACTCCGTGCTGCGCGACTTCGAGGTAGCGGTGTGA